From a region of the Salminus brasiliensis chromosome 4, fSalBra1.hap2, whole genome shotgun sequence genome:
- the trip11 gene encoding thyroid receptor-interacting protein 11 isoform X3, with the protein MSWLGGLGSGLGQSLGQVGGSLSSFTGQISTFTKDILLEGTEEVGDAATELQVSNSKLVELEASFATQKSEHERLRRINAELEEKLEAAEIQVKQQSLEYRTLLQQKEVEISHLKARQNTLQEEVQKLRSSDVTPSTSGPAVLPVTTGATTTSSTSYLSSTSAAHHGFHGDEVDLSDVLWSQQEINRLSSEVHRLEVDIAHWRRVAQASKVPGAENGDQGEILKLQRTIKELRETMGKEVDEHQHELAVLQDAHRQKLADITKRHREELAEYEERIEELEEQIQSGGGATVATPAAPQDPSKLEELQATIRSLREEAGLQKVKHDELMASLEEGGRLRAALEREKEEAKAENAELLQNYSRLQSSVSELQTRVQEQEGKAMFKAHQDVEIQTLRKALAAAEQEMSRLKSFSESESNAEVEHADILELNTIIGTLRQENEELEKEKSTLVEKLRLAMERELSAPPEDSGDLQLEISDLKNQLDQREQALKQAHLDMDTLTAELEELDRQNQDATQHLITLKDQLAAQKSQAEAEVTRLKAELSDSLAQKELLNQELESQKHKLSQSAFTLNDLHMGKQQLEATVKELRDKLSKSQELGKEARLEASDLKRLVQEKEALLSAAREELSRAGKQGSEVESGKMFLEEKDREIQDLRRELAELKISYEKSSSEDFELKIENRKLKEEGAQALEKVQNLDRQLRDNQTSLSRVVLEKDTRIEALKLEKSQLEGELSHLEKRLADQAKQYQGTIEELTRARSMDASALQMEHERAVKLNQEKELMIADLKHELEQMASDHRDTNEMLEITVAGQKQLTELLQEKDAFAASLKAQAADMQKELEASISQVKQEGDALRKSGEEKDKQLGAMKEENSHLKEEIDRLRDQQSRPQLMSEPRTLDIITELETEVAQLKAAKDKLQEEAGALRTASEEQLESLLRSQHSLQVQQSELEQARSRHEQSTLNYERLISAKDEEISQLQSEVESLSVQRQSHPQTVDILQEDKTRSLGGENGNEKHDLSKVEIERLVKGIKEKETEIIQLNEKNLSLAKQLDQLVVSRDELGRLSQMVLQKDLEIQALHARVSGGHGQEVLLLQQQMQAYAVEREQVLAVLNEKTRENSQLRSEYHRIMDIVAAKEAALLKIQQENQRLSTMSDPSGSQEMFRETIQNLSRIIREKDIEIDALTQKCQTLVTVLQTSSGDSGSGGQGGVSSNQFEELLQERDTLKQQVKKMDEWKQQVITTVKNMQHESAQLQEELLKLQGQVSADSDCSSKLSVDYSRLIQSYEQKEKKLGSLSQELAQDPDVSTPTVQIAEQLQVASGPPSRIMDEPLRQDLESLRRLLAEKEGMIRTLQENNHRLSDSASLSESEQRGHAEELRQSRERIDTLQRSLREKDLLIKTKGDQLIQVSENLRNRENDNEVLKQAVTNLKERALILELDVKKLKDENEAIAVKSREKETEFRALQETNMQVSLLLREREFEWKAVSEKAAAMEKLLKDREQGKSGELNQLLNEVRSMQEKAIAFQQERDQVMMALKQKQMETSALQSELQHTKDKEQRLKLELERLRNHLLEIEDSYTREALAAEDRESELRRRVAQLDEKLASSCSAVENASQQASLQVESLQEQLNVVVRQRDEALVQLQAAQEQVNQYAVSLSNLQMVLEQFQQEEKAMYSAELEKHKKEKEDWRRKAETLEDKASALQLNLDEANTALESASRLTDQLDLKEEQIEELKKQVEVRQEMLEEAQKKLTNLLSSTEGKVDKVLMKNLFLGYFHTPQNKRAEVLRLMGNVLGLEQDEVEQMLSDEGKKGVTGWVSGWLGGGRAVQSVPNTPQRPTHTQNLNGSFSEMFVKFLEVESSPAAPAPKLPVYDIKPLSAPPSGRSSAAASAAGAAGPGKRSGESNPFLAPRSAAIPLLTPGAPGGGGPASGHLLMKPISDALPTFTPMPVSAEASAGAVLKDLLKQ; encoded by the exons atgTCCTGGTTGGGGGGTTTGGGCTCCGGACTCGGACAGTCCCTCGGTCAGGTCGGGGGGAGCTTGTCCTCCTTCACCGGTCAGATCTCCACCTTCACCAAAGACATCCTGCTGGAGGGAACCGAGGAGGTCGGGG ATGCTGCTACTGAGCTGCAGGTGTCCAACTCGAAGCTGGTGGAACTGGAGGCTTCGTTTGCAACACAGAAGTCTGAG CATGAGCGTCTGAGGCGGATCAATgctgagctggaggagaagttAGAGGCAGCAGAAATCCAGGTTAAACAGCAGTCACTGGAGTACCGGACTCTCCTGCAGCAGAAGGAG GTAGAGATCAGCCACCTGAAAGCCCGTCAGAACACCTTGCAGGAAGAGGTTCAGAAGCTCAGAAGTTCCGATGTCACTCCTTCCACTTCCGGTCCTGCTGTTCTTCCTGTTACCACTGGTGCCACCACTACGAGTTCCACCTCCTACCTGTCCAGCACCTCAGCAGCCCATCACGGTTTCCATGGAGATGAGGTGGACCTGAGTGATGTCCTGTGGTCACAGCAGGAAATCAACCGACTGTCCAGTGAGGTGCATCGCCTGGAGGTGGATATAGCCCACTGGAGGAGAGTCGCTCAG GCATCCAAAGTGCCAGGAGCTGAAAATGGTGACCAGGGAGAAATCCTGAAACTGCAGAGAACCATCAAA GAGCTGCGAGAGACAATGGGCAAGGAGGTCGACGAACACCAGCATGAACTGGCCGTGTTACAGGATGCCCACCGTCAGAAACTGGCCGACATCACAAAACGGCACAGAGAGGAACTTGCAGAGTACGAGGAGAGGAtagaggagctggaggagcaaATTCAAAGTG GAGGTGGTGCCACGGTTGCCACGCCAGCAGCACCACAGGATCCCTCCAAACTCGAGGAGTTACAGGCCACTATTCGATCTCTGCGAGAGGAGGCGGGGCTGCAGAAGGTCAAGCATGATGAGCTGATGGCCAGTCTCGAGGAGGGTGGGCGTCTGAGAGCGGCGTTAGAACGTGAGAAGGAGGAGGCCAAGGCAGAGAACGCAGAACTCCTGCAGAACTACAGCCGCCTTCAGAGCTCCGTCAGTGAACTTCAGACTCGCGTGCAGGAGCAGGAGGGCAAGGCCATGTTCAAAGCCCATCAGGATGTCGAGATCCAGACCTTGAGGAAAGCCCTCGCAG CTGCTGAGCAGGAGATGTCCAGGCTGAAGTCCTTCAGTGAA AGCGAATCTAATGCAGAGGTTGAGCATGCTGACATCCTAGAGCTTAACACAATCATCGGTACCCTGAGACAGGAGAACGAGGAATTGGAGAAGGAGAAG TCGACGTTAGTTGAGAAGTTAAGACTAGCAATGGAGAGAGAACTTTCAGCTCCACCTGAGGACTCTGGGGACCTGCAGCTGGAAATCtcagacctaaagaaccagctgGATCAGAGAGAGCAGGCTCTAAAGCAAGCACATCTCGACATGGACACGCTCACAGCTGAGCTAGAGGAACTCGACCGGCAGAACCAGGACGCCACACAG CATCTCATCACTCTGAAGGATCAACTTGCTGCACAGAAATCTCAGGCAGAAGCTGAAGTTACCCGTCTGAAGGCAGAGCTTTCTGATTCTCTCGCTCAAAAAGAGCTGTTGAATCAAGAGCTGGAGTCTCAGAAGCACAAGCTCAGCCAGAGTGCCTTCACCCTCAACGACCTGCACATGGGCAAACAGCAACTGGAGGCCACGGTGAAGGAGCTGAGGGACAAATTGAGCAAGTCTCAGGAACTTGGTAAAGAGGCACGCCTCGAGGCCTCCGACTTGAAGAGGCTCGTGCAGGAAAAGGAAGCCCTGCTTTCTGCTGCTCGTGAGGAGCTTAGTCGTGCTGGAAAACAAGGGAGTGAAGTTGAAAGTGGAAAGATGTTTCTGGAGGAGAAGGATCGAGAGATCCAGGACTTGAGGAGAGAACTAGCAGAGCTGAAGATCTCATATGAGAAAAGTTCATCAGAGGACTTCGAACTGAAGATAGAGAACAGGAAGTTGAAGGAAGAGGGCGCTCAGGCTCTTGAGAAAGTGCAGAATCTGGACCGGCAGTTGCGGGATAACCAAACGTCTCTCAGCAGAGTGGTCTTGGAGAAGGACACTCGCATCGAGGCTTTGAAACTGGAGAAGAGCCAGCTAGAAGGAGAACTGAGTCATTTAGAGAAGCGGCTAGCGGATCAGGCTAAGCAGTACCAAGGAACCATTGAGGAGCTGACCAGAGCTCGCTCTATGGACGCCTCAGCGTTGCAAATGGAACACGAGCGTGCCGTGAAGCTGAACCAAGAAAAAGAGCTGATGATTGCAGACCTAAAGCATGAGCTGGAGCAGATGGCATCCGACCATAGAGACACCAACGAGATGTTGGAAATTACTGTGGCCGGACAGAAGCAGCTTACAGAGCTTCTGCAGGAGAAGGATGCTTTTGCAGCGTCACTCAAAGCTCAGGCTGCTGATATGCAGAAGGAGTTGGAGGCCAGCATCTCGCAGGTAAAGCAAGAAGGTGATGCCCTCAGGAAGTCCggagaggagaaggacaagCAGCTTGGGGCCATGAAGGAGGAGAACAGCCACCTGAAGGAAGAAATTGACCGTCTGCGGGACCAGCAGAGCAGACCGCAGCTGATGTCTGAACCGAGGACACTGGACATAATCACTGAGCTGGAAACAGAAGTTGCACAGCTCAAAGCCGCCAAAGACAAACTCCAAGAGGAGGCGGGAGCTTTGAGGACGGCCTCAGAAGAGCAGCTTGAATCGCTGTTGCGGTCTCAACACAGTCTGCAGGTGCAGCAGAGTGAGCTGGAGCAGGCGCGGTCAAGACATGAGCAAAGCACTCTCAACTACGAAAGGCTCATCAGTGCCAAGGACGAGGAAATTTCTCAGCTGCAGTCAGAGGTTGAAAGCCTCAGTGTGCAGAGGCAATCTCATCCTCAGACTGTGGACATCCTTCAAGAGGACAAGACTCGATCTCTCGGTGGTGAGAATGGCAACGAGAAGCATGACCTATCAAAGGTGGAGATTGAGAGGCTTGTGAAGGGCATCAAGGAGAAGGAGACCGAGATCATCCAACTGAACGAGAAGAATCTTTCGTTGGCCAAACAGCTAGATCAGCTCGTGGTCTCCCGCGATGAACTGGGCAGACTTTCACAGATGGTGCTTCAGAAGGATCTGGAGATCCAAGCGCTTCACGCGCGAGTGTCTGGTGGACACGGTCAAGAAGTTCTGTTGCTCCAGCAGCAGATGCAAGCTTACGCGGTGGAACGGGAGCAAGTGCTTGCTGTGCTGAATGAGAAAACTCGGGAGAACAGCCAGCTGCGGTCAGAATACCATCGCATCATGGATATCGTGGCAGCCAAAGAAGCTGCCCTGCTTAAAATTCAGCAGGAAAACCAGCGTCTGTCCACCATGAGCGACCCGTCAGGCAGTCAGGAAATGTTCAGAGAGACCATACAGAACTTGTCTCGAATCATTCGTGAGAAGGACATTGAGATTGACGCTCTTACGCAGAAATGCCAAACGCTGGTCACCGTCCTCCAAACATCCAGCGGAGACTCAGGAAGTGGTGGACAGGGCGGTGTGAGCAGCAACCAGTTTGAAGAGCTCTTGCAGGAGAGGGACACCCTCAAGCAACAGGTCAAGAAGATGGATGAGTGGAAGCAGCAGGTGATCACCACAGTGAAGAACATGCAGCACGAATCTGCCCAGCTTCAGGAGGAGCTTCTTAAACTGCAGGGACAGGTGTCTGCTGACAGCGATTGCAGCTCCAAACTCTCGGTCGACTACTCCAGACTCATCCAGAGCTAcgagcagaaggagaaaaagctGGGCTCTTTGAGTCAAGAACTTGCTCAG GATCCAGATGTGTCCACGCCTACTGTCCAGATTGCTGAACAGCTCCAGGTTGCTTCAGGTCCACCTTCCAGAATCATGGATGAACCCTTAAGACAGGACTTGGAGTCCTTGCGGAGGCTGCTAGCAGAGAAGGAGGGTATGATCAGGACACTTCAGGAGAACAACCATCGCTTGTCAGATTCTGCATCGCTGTCCGAGAGTGAACAGCGGGGCCATGCAGAGGAGCTGAGGCAGTCCCGGGAAAGGATTGACACGCTACAGCGGTCCCTCCGAGAAAAAGACCTGCTTATCAAGACCAAGGGTGACCAGCTAATTCAG GTGAGTGAAAATTTGCGGAATCGTGAAAACGATAACGAGGTTTTGAAGCAGGCGGTCACAAACCTGAAGGAGCGGGCCCTGATTCTCGAGCTGGATGTCAAGAAGCTGAAAGATGAGAACGAAGCCATAGCGGTGAAATCACGAGAGAAGGAGACGGAGTTCCGTGCCCTGCAGGAGACCAACATGCAGGTGTCGCTGTTGCTCCGGGAACGAGAGTTTGAGTGGAAAGCAGTGAGCGAGAAGGCGGCAGCCATGGAGAAGTTGCTAAAAGATCGAGAACAG GGTAAGTCTGGAGAGCTCAACCAGCTGCTAAACGAAGTGAGGTCCATGCAGGAGAAGGCAATAGCCTTCCAACAGGAGAGAGACCAAGTGATGATGGCTCTaaaacagaagcagatggagacGTCAGCACTACAGAGTGAG CTGCAGCACACTAAGGATAAGGAGCAGAGGCTGAAGTTGGAGTTGGAGCGCTTGCGTAATCACCTGCTGGAGATTGAGGACTCGTACACACGAGAGGCACTGGCAGCCGAGGACCGAGAGAGCGAGCTCAGGCGCAGGGTGGCACAGCTGGATGAGAAGCTGGCATCGTCCTGCAGCGCAGTGGAGAACGCCAG TCAGCAGGCCAGTTTGCAGGTGGAGTCTCTTCAGGAACAGCTGAATGTAGTGGTCAGGCAGAGGGATGAGGCCTTGGTCCAGCTCCAGGCTGCTCAGGAACAAGTCAATCAGTATGCAGTGTCCCTCTCCAACCTGCAGATGGTGCTAGAGCAGTTCCAGCAAG AGGAGAAAGCCATGTACTCAGCAGAGCTtgaaaagcacaaaaaagagaaggaggactgGCGAAGGAAGGCGGAGACGCTGGAGGACAAGGCATCCGCCCTCCAG CTGAACTTGGATGAGGCGAACACTGCCTTAGAATCGGCCTCCCGGCTCACAGACCAGCTGGACCTGAAGGAGGAGCAGAtcgaggagctgaagaaacaag TGGAGGTGAGGCAGGAGATGCTGGAGGAGGCCCAGAAAAAGCTGACCAACCTTCTTAGCAGCACAGAGGGCAAAGTGGACAA AGTCCTAATGAAGAATCTGTTTTTGGGATATTTCCACACCCCACAAAACAAACGCGCCGAGGTTCTGAGGCTTATGGGCAATGTGCTTGGGTTGGAGCAGGACGAAGTGGAGCAG ATGTTGAGTGATGAAGGGAAGAAAGGGGTTACCGGCTGGGTTTCTGGTTGGCTGGGCGGTGGCCGAGCGGTGCAGAGCGTGCCCAACACACCCCAaagacccacacacacccaaaacCTCAACGGG TCTTTCTCTGAGATGTTTGTGAAGTTTCTGGAAGTGGAGTCCAGTCCAGCAGCTCCTGCACCTAAACTGCCTGTTTACGACATTAAGCCCCTGAGCGCGCCCCCTTCTGGAAGGAGTAGCGCAGCCGCATCTGCAGCAG GTGCAGCAGGCCCTGGTAAGCGCAGCGGGGAGTCCAATCCGTTTCTAGCCCCTCGTTCTGCAGCCATCCCTCTTTTGACCCCTGGCGCTCCCGGCGGTGGAGGACCTGCGAGCGGTCATCTGCTCATGAAGCCCATCTCGGACGCTCTGCCCACTTTCACGCCTATGCCTGTGTCCGCCGAGGCCAGCGCAGGGGCCGTCCTCAAAGACTTGCTTAAGCAGTGA